A single Arachidicoccus sp. BS20 DNA region contains:
- a CDS encoding SusC/RagA family TonB-linked outer membrane protein — MKKLSLIIYMLGSCLMHAWAQRAVIIKGTVTNENGRPLPATTIRAKYSQTAVLSTAGGFSITVNHYPDSLFISHVGYKTISIRLQSDTAFLNIIMHPVDNALKDVVVNTGYQQVPKERATGSFDFIDNKTLNEQSGTNILQRLKGVANGVMFNPNIGNTDGLNIRGLSTINASQSVLIVVDNFIYEGNIANINPNDIESITVLKDAAATSIWGARAGNGVIVITTKKGHFGQALKIDATANTIIAGKPDLYSVPAISSSDYIDVEQFLYQKGFYSNDIFYSNYYHEALTPAVEIFLNRTNGLISAEDSAKQINALKAIDSRQQYDKYFNHAAITQQYSVNLRGGRQDIAYNFGADYDKTRDASAAPSHKINIHFGNTYRPVKNLQLNVSVYFTDSRAKSGQPSYSNPITINGRRVPYLAFADANGKPLPVNTGLLGSYTDTAGNGKLLNWKYYPLEDYKHQYSTTHIQEFIANAGISYKIIKDLSIDVKYQYQKQQTTQANMADTASYYTRNLINTYSQIDPETGVVNYIVPVGGILSTTNGYVESYNFRTQVSYNHNWGENNVTAIAGWETRQVDAHSDGNTLYGYTENPLSYTSIDPVNFYPLYTGGTGNIGSGSVLTHTLNRFVSIYANAAYTWKGKYVISGSLRKDASNIFGVSANDKWKPLWSAGAAWNISKESFYRSKLLPYLKVRLTYGYSGNVDLSRSAVPIELISTPDYYSSYYTSGRILTLNNPSLSWEKINMLNIGLDFSSLKNIVSGSVEYYHKKGTNLYGPSFYDYTTYGLRHS, encoded by the coding sequence ATGAAAAAATTATCATTAATAATTTATATGCTTGGTTCATGCTTAATGCACGCATGGGCACAGCGGGCGGTTATCATCAAAGGAACTGTTACGAATGAAAACGGACGTCCATTACCGGCAACGACCATCAGGGCTAAATACAGCCAGACTGCGGTATTAAGTACTGCCGGCGGTTTTTCCATTACTGTTAATCACTACCCGGATTCACTATTTATATCCCATGTCGGTTATAAAACAATTAGCATCAGATTGCAAAGCGATACCGCTTTCCTGAATATCATAATGCACCCGGTTGATAACGCATTAAAAGATGTGGTCGTCAATACCGGTTACCAGCAAGTTCCGAAAGAACGGGCAACCGGTTCATTTGACTTCATAGACAATAAAACACTGAATGAGCAATCAGGCACCAATATTTTACAAAGATTAAAAGGTGTTGCCAATGGCGTCATGTTCAATCCTAACATCGGCAATACGGATGGTTTAAATATCAGGGGATTAAGTACTATTAATGCATCCCAGTCTGTTCTTATTGTTGTGGACAATTTCATCTATGAAGGGAATATTGCCAATATCAACCCTAATGACATTGAAAGTATTACCGTGCTTAAAGATGCAGCAGCCACCAGCATTTGGGGTGCACGCGCCGGTAACGGAGTTATTGTAATTACTACGAAAAAAGGGCATTTCGGGCAGGCGTTAAAAATAGATGCAACTGCAAATACCATTATAGCGGGAAAACCGGATTTGTATTCCGTTCCTGCAATTTCATCATCCGATTATATTGACGTAGAACAATTTCTTTATCAAAAAGGATTTTATAGCAACGATATTTTTTACTCCAATTATTATCATGAGGCTTTGACGCCTGCCGTAGAAATATTTCTTAATCGGACAAACGGGCTTATTTCTGCCGAAGATTCGGCTAAACAAATTAATGCACTTAAAGCTATAGACAGCCGTCAACAGTACGATAAGTATTTCAACCATGCAGCAATAACCCAACAATATTCGGTAAACCTGCGCGGAGGAAGGCAAGATATTGCTTATAATTTCGGGGCTGATTATGATAAAACGAGAGATGCTTCAGCCGCACCATCGCACAAAATAAATATACACTTCGGAAACACATACCGACCGGTAAAGAATTTACAATTAAACGTGAGCGTTTATTTTACGGACAGCCGGGCTAAAAGCGGGCAACCATCTTACAGCAATCCCATAACCATCAATGGAAGGCGCGTACCTTATCTTGCTTTTGCCGATGCAAACGGGAAGCCTTTGCCGGTAAATACCGGATTGCTCGGAAGCTATACCGACACCGCCGGTAACGGGAAGCTGTTGAATTGGAAATATTATCCGTTAGAAGATTATAAGCATCAATACAGTACTACACACATACAGGAATTTATTGCAAATGCAGGAATAAGTTACAAGATAATAAAAGACCTGAGCATAGATGTTAAATACCAATACCAAAAGCAACAAACCACACAAGCTAATATGGCTGATACTGCAAGTTATTACACGCGCAACCTCATTAACACATACAGCCAAATAGACCCTGAAACCGGCGTCGTAAATTATATTGTCCCGGTCGGAGGTATATTATCAACGACGAACGGTTATGTTGAATCGTATAATTTCAGAACACAGGTAAGTTACAATCATAATTGGGGAGAAAATAATGTTACCGCAATTGCAGGCTGGGAAACCAGGCAGGTAGATGCACACAGCGATGGTAACACATTATATGGTTATACCGAAAACCCTCTTTCATATACCTCCATTGACCCGGTTAACTTTTATCCGCTATATACCGGTGGAACAGGAAATATTGGTTCCGGTTCTGTCTTAACGCACACCTTAAACCGCTTTGTATCAATATATGCAAATGCAGCATACACATGGAAAGGAAAATATGTTATATCTGGAAGCCTGAGAAAGGACGCATCTAATATTTTCGGTGTGTCCGCCAACGATAAATGGAAACCGCTATGGTCGGCAGGTGCAGCATGGAACATTTCTAAAGAATCTTTCTATCGCTCAAAATTGTTGCCCTATTTAAAAGTAAGGCTTACTTACGGGTATAGTGGCAATGTTGATCTGAGTCGTTCAGCAGTACCAATCGAACTGATTTCTACGCCTGATTATTATTCGTCTTATTATACCAGTGGAAGAATACTTACATTAAACAATCCTTCTCTGAGTTGGGAAAAGATAAATATGCTGAATATCGGATTAGATTTTAGTTCGCTAAAAAATATAGTCTCGGGTTCGGTAGAGTATTACCACAAAAAAGGGACAAACCTTTATGGACCCTCTTTCTATGATTATACGACTTATGGTTTAAGACATAGCTGA
- a CDS encoding site-specific integrase — protein MNLNQTFSILVWQYKMRSQNGKAPLFVRITVNGKRAQIAVGRNAPVALWDKNAQKVKGNSVEAMDINKHLDSLKSSLHRHHSRLVTMGKIVTAQMLKNEFYGLSEERKTLENAIDAFEKLYEEKVENGMVSNVTLKIYKNTCSKMRDFILKKYKANGLFLNEITPFFMDEFEHFLRIDCKLSNNSSMKRIALAKSIFIMAHRRGWMKANLASEYKCRYEDKEPTRLEMEELQVLCKKEIANRRLSETRDCYVFMCFTGYAYIDVSGLTHSNIFIGPDGNKWVTKHRQKTDNAECVPLFPIPLQIIERYKNHPKCKDSGKLLPINSNQKFNAYLKELSSICSINKELTTHTARHTFATTVTLENGVPIETVSKMLGHHALKSTQRYARVTRKKISENMAELKERLFKDKFRYTADNEIL, from the coding sequence ATGAACCTAAATCAAACATTTTCCATCCTCGTTTGGCAGTACAAAATGAGAAGCCAAAATGGTAAAGCTCCGTTATTTGTAAGAATTACAGTTAATGGAAAAAGAGCGCAAATTGCTGTTGGAAGAAATGCGCCCGTCGCGCTTTGGGACAAGAATGCACAGAAAGTAAAAGGTAACAGCGTTGAAGCAATGGATATCAATAAGCATTTAGATTCGCTGAAATCCTCGTTGCACAGGCATCACAGCCGATTGGTAACAATGGGTAAAATTGTAACGGCACAAATGCTGAAGAATGAATTTTACGGATTGAGCGAGGAACGAAAAACTTTGGAAAACGCTATCGATGCTTTTGAAAAACTCTATGAAGAGAAGGTCGAGAACGGTATGGTTTCAAATGTTACCCTGAAAATATATAAAAATACCTGTTCTAAAATGAGGGATTTTATTCTCAAGAAATACAAAGCTAACGGTCTTTTCCTGAATGAAATAACGCCTTTCTTCATGGACGAGTTTGAACACTTTTTGCGTATCGATTGTAAGTTATCCAATAACTCTTCGATGAAAAGAATAGCGCTGGCAAAGTCCATTTTTATCATGGCACACAGGCGCGGCTGGATGAAAGCCAATCTCGCATCGGAATACAAATGCAGATATGAAGACAAAGAGCCGACGAGGTTGGAAATGGAAGAATTACAAGTTCTTTGTAAGAAAGAAATTGCAAACCGAAGACTATCCGAAACAAGGGATTGTTATGTGTTCATGTGCTTTACGGGCTACGCTTATATTGACGTGAGCGGACTTACACATTCCAATATTTTTATCGGACCTGACGGCAATAAATGGGTAACAAAGCATAGGCAGAAAACGGATAATGCAGAATGTGTTCCGTTGTTTCCGATTCCATTGCAGATTATTGAACGATACAAAAATCATCCTAAATGCAAGGATAGCGGAAAGCTTTTGCCTATCAACAGCAATCAGAAATTCAACGCGTATCTTAAAGAGCTTTCTTCTATTTGCAGCATCAATAAAGAGCTGACAACACATACGGCAAGACATACATTCGCTACAACCGTTACTTTGGAAAACGGTGTGCCGATTGAAACGGTCAGCAAAATGCTGGGGCATCACGCTTTAAAATCAACACAACGTTATGCGCGTGTAACGCGCAAGAAGATTAGCGAGAATATGGCGGAACTGAAAGAGCGGTTATTCAAAGATAAATTCAGGTACACGGCTGACAACGAAATACTATAA
- a CDS encoding lmo0937 family membrane protein, whose product MKGILYIIAVLLVIGWIFGFVVYHVSGFLIHVLLIVAVIVLLINLLGGKKSD is encoded by the coding sequence ATGAAAGGTATCCTCTACATCATTGCAGTCTTATTGGTTATCGGCTGGATCTTCGGCTTTGTCGTATATCATGTATCCGGATTTTTAATCCATGTGCTTCTAATTGTAGCCGTTATAGTCCTGCTTATTAATTTGCTCGGGGGCAAAAAATCCGATTAG
- a CDS encoding sigma-70 family RNA polymerase sigma factor: MASPEEVKAKDWVKEYADYLYRYAVSHISDEETARELVQETFLAALESLPAFKQKSSVRTWLTSILRNKLTDEYRRKSRIKPLQTGNESEDFFEENGFWKEAYQPKAFGLEADAALHNKELDNILKRCFKKMPSLWSVVFALKYLDDEKTSAICKRLQITASNYWVILHRAKLNLRDCLQKTWFNL; this comes from the coding sequence ATGGCTTCACCGGAAGAAGTAAAAGCAAAGGATTGGGTAAAGGAGTATGCGGACTATCTGTATCGCTATGCCGTTTCGCATATAAGCGATGAAGAAACAGCCCGCGAACTGGTACAGGAAACTTTTCTCGCGGCGCTGGAATCGCTACCTGCTTTCAAACAAAAAAGTTCGGTACGAACCTGGCTTACCTCCATTCTCCGTAATAAGCTTACTGACGAATACCGCAGAAAGTCGAGGATAAAGCCATTGCAAACCGGAAACGAAAGTGAAGATTTTTTTGAAGAGAACGGCTTCTGGAAAGAAGCCTACCAACCAAAAGCTTTCGGTCTGGAAGCAGACGCCGCGCTTCACAACAAGGAATTGGATAATATTTTAAAAAGATGCTTCAAAAAGATGCCTTCGCTTTGGAGCGTTGTTTTTGCTCTAAAATATCTGGATGATGAAAAGACATCCGCAATATGTAAGAGGCTGCAAATAACGGCATCAAATTATTGGGTCATTCTTCACAGGGCAAAACTGAACCTACGGGATTGCTTACAAAAAACGTGGTTTAATTTATGA
- a CDS encoding nuclear transport factor 2 family protein — protein sequence MTTQEVATRLVSLLREGKFEEAQVELYADNATALESPGGAFTNANSKQEVIEGGRKFRSTLQEVHSLEVSEPIVSGPVFAITFALDATYNSGSRVLFQEIAAFKVQDGKIVSSSYLY from the coding sequence ATGACAACACAAGAAGTAGCCACCCGTTTAGTAAGCCTTTTGCGCGAAGGCAAATTTGAAGAAGCACAGGTTGAACTGTATGCCGACAATGCCACTGCTTTAGAATCTCCGGGCGGCGCATTCACAAATGCTAACTCCAAACAGGAAGTCATCGAAGGCGGAAGAAAATTCCGTTCTACCTTACAGGAAGTGCATAGTTTGGAAGTATCCGAACCCATCGTAAGCGGACCCGTATTTGCCATTACGTTTGCGTTGGATGCTACTTACAACAGTGGCAGCCGCGTATTGTTTCAGGAAATTGCGGCTTTTAAAGTTCAGGACGGAAAAATCGTCAGCAGCAGCTACCTTTATTGA